In Fusarium oxysporum f. sp. lycopersici 4287 chromosome 4, whole genome shotgun sequence, a genomic segment contains:
- a CDS encoding D-3-phosphoglycerate dehydrogenase produces the protein MTLVRITNNKTLKGHKAVIFSTVEPPKAQIDAIQKQFPDLTIKTFIQPWGAPLDPSFKEEEWQDTTVLLTATLLPKPEQAPHLQYVQLTSAGANHLIKDPLFTDTKIPFSTANGVHGPQIAEWIITTYLSHRLHLKEYTKLQDEGKWKRLHQGAEDTEDTAGKRIGILGYGSIGRQTARLSKALGLDVHAYTLHPRNTPESRRDDSYTPPGLGDPEGEFPSKWFSGGSKKEIHEFLDSGLDILVISVPLTDKTKGLISKPEFEILGKKGTFLINIARGPIVNTDDLIEALNSETIKGAALDVTDPEPLPDQHPLWSAKNVTITPHISAASSFYYTRLLDIFRLNLERLSQGRNDFINKVNRKEGY, from the exons ATGACGCTCGTCAGAATTACCAACAACAAAACCCTCAAAGGCCACAAAGCCGTAATATTCTCAACAGTTGAACCACCAAAGGCTCAGATTGACGCTATTCAGAAACAGTTCCCTGATTTGACTATCAAGACTTTCATTCAGCCATGGGGTGCACCTCTAGATCCTAGTTtcaaggaagaagagtgGCAAGATACTACTGTTTTATTGACTGCCACCTTGTTGCCAAAACCAGAGCAGGCGCCGCATTTGCAATACGTTCAGCTTACGAGCGCTGGTGCCAACCATCTAATCAAAGATCCCCTCTTTACGGATACAAAGATTCCATTTTCGACCGCTAACGGAGTCCATGG ACCTCAAATTGCGGAGTGGATAATTACTACTTATCTATCTCATCGACTTCATT TGAAGGAATATACAAagcttcaagatgaaggaaaaTGGAAACGTCTTCATCAGGGCGCCGAAGATACTGAAGACACAGCTGGCAAGCGAAT TGGCATCCTAGGCTACGGCAGTATCGGCCGTCAAACAGCCCGTCTATCAAAAGCTTTAGGCTTAGACGTTCATGCCTACACTCTCCACCCTCGCAACACTCCAGAGTCTCGCCGCGATGACTCCTACACGCCACCAGGCCTTGGCGACCCAGAGGGTGAATTTCCTAGCAAATGGTTCTCCGGCGGATCCAAAAAAGAAATCCACGAATTTCTCGATTCAGGACTAgacatcctcgtcatctcaGTGCCATTGACTGACAAGACGAAGGGATTGATCTCGAAGCCTGAATTTGAGATTCTTGGTAAGAAGGGAACTTTCTTGATTAACATTGCGAGAGGACCTATCGTCAATACCGATGATCTTATCGAGGCGCTGAATTCGGAGACTATCAAGGGTGCAGCGCTTGATGTCACCGATCCTGAGCCTTTGCCAGATCAGCATCCACTGTGGAGCGCGAAGAATGTGACTATTACGCCACATATCAGTGCTGCTTCCTCATTTTACTATACGAGGTTGTTGGATATTTTTAGATTGAACCTTGAGAGGCTGAGTCAGGGACGAAACGATTTCATCAACAAAGTCAACCGGAAGGAAGGTTACTAG
- a CDS encoding D-3-phosphoglycerate dehydrogenase, protein MKENGNVFIRAPKILKTQLASECYGSIGRQTARLSKALGLDVHAYTLHPRNTPESRRDDSYTPPGLGDPEGEFPSKWFSGGSKKEIHEFLDSGLDILVISVPLTDKTKGLISKPEFEILGKKGTFLINIARGPIVNTDDLIEALNSETIKGAALDVTDPEPLPDQHPLWSAKNVTITPHISAASSFYYTRLLDIFRLNLERLSQGRNDFINKVNRKEGY, encoded by the exons atgaaggaaaaTGGAAACGTCTTCATCAGGGCGCCGAAGATACTGAAGACACAGCTGGCAAGCGAAT GCTACGGCAGTATCGGCCGTCAAACAGCCCGTCTATCAAAAGCTTTAGGCTTAGACGTTCATGCCTACACTCTCCACCCTCGCAACACTCCAGAGTCTCGCCGCGATGACTCCTACACGCCACCAGGCCTTGGCGACCCAGAGGGTGAATTTCCTAGCAAATGGTTCTCCGGCGGATCCAAAAAAGAAATCCACGAATTTCTCGATTCAGGACTAgacatcctcgtcatctcaGTGCCATTGACTGACAAGACGAAGGGATTGATCTCGAAGCCTGAATTTGAGATTCTTGGTAAGAAGGGAACTTTCTTGATTAACATTGCGAGAGGACCTATCGTCAATACCGATGATCTTATCGAGGCGCTGAATTCGGAGACTATCAAGGGTGCAGCGCTTGATGTCACCGATCCTGAGCCTTTGCCAGATCAGCATCCACTGTGGAGCGCGAAGAATGTGACTATTACGCCACATATCAGTGCTGCTTCCTCATTTTACTATACGAGGTTGTTGGATATTTTTAGATTGAACCTTGAGAGGCTGAGTCAGGGACGAAACGATTTCATCAACAAAGTCAACCGGAAGGAAGGTTACTAG
- a CDS encoding D-3-phosphoglycerate dehydrogenase has product MGELDLQGGRLLLIDRPQIAEWIITTYLSHRLHLKEYTKLQDEGKWKRLHQGAEDTEDTAGKRIGILGYGSIGRQTARLSKALGLDVHAYTLHPRNTPESRRDDSYTPPGLGDPEGEFPSKWFSGGSKKEIHEFLDSGLDILVISVPLTDKTKGLISKPEFEILGKKGTFLINIARGPIVNTDDLIEALNSETIKGAALDVTDPEPLPDQHPLWSAKNVTITPHISAASSFYYTRLLDIFRLNLERLSQGRNDFINKVNRKEGY; this is encoded by the exons ATGGGTGAGTTGGACTTGCAAGGTGGAAGACTATTGCTAATTGATAGACCTCAAATTGCGGAGTGGATAATTACTACTTATCTATCTCATCGACTTCATT TGAAGGAATATACAAagcttcaagatgaaggaaaaTGGAAACGTCTTCATCAGGGCGCCGAAGATACTGAAGACACAGCTGGCAAGCGAAT TGGCATCCTAGGCTACGGCAGTATCGGCCGTCAAACAGCCCGTCTATCAAAAGCTTTAGGCTTAGACGTTCATGCCTACACTCTCCACCCTCGCAACACTCCAGAGTCTCGCCGCGATGACTCCTACACGCCACCAGGCCTTGGCGACCCAGAGGGTGAATTTCCTAGCAAATGGTTCTCCGGCGGATCCAAAAAAGAAATCCACGAATTTCTCGATTCAGGACTAgacatcctcgtcatctcaGTGCCATTGACTGACAAGACGAAGGGATTGATCTCGAAGCCTGAATTTGAGATTCTTGGTAAGAAGGGAACTTTCTTGATTAACATTGCGAGAGGACCTATCGTCAATACCGATGATCTTATCGAGGCGCTGAATTCGGAGACTATCAAGGGTGCAGCGCTTGATGTCACCGATCCTGAGCCTTTGCCAGATCAGCATCCACTGTGGAGCGCGAAGAATGTGACTATTACGCCACATATCAGTGCTGCTTCCTCATTTTACTATACGAGGTTGTTGGATATTTTTAGATTGAACCTTGAGAGGCTGAGTCAGGGACGAAACGATTTCATCAACAAAGTCAACCGGAAGGAAGGTTACTAG
- a CDS encoding endoglucanase, translating to MPSFTSKTLLAVVAGAMGVAAHGHVSSINVAGTVYDGYDASSAPYDQTPKTLIAWSTTASDNGFVAPDAFGTGDIICHRDAKNAKGHAKVKAGDQIYIKWDTWPESHKGPVIDMLASCGSAGCESVDKETLKFFKIDEAGLVKSGNPGTYASDELIANDNGWLIEIPENIKPGSYVLRHEIIALHAAGQENGAQNYPQCFNLEISGSGSELPEGTLGTELYKSTEKGIVFDLYNSPTSYPIPGPAMTIKAPKVTQGKLAEKAKGTPTTGSGSGSDSGSGSGSAAPETPAQTEAPAAGTSAAAPVATSAAAEEPAAPVETSPAAQEPATPVQTEAPAATKPTKTGCKAKRGMKARRHARDLMN from the coding sequence ATGCCTTCTTTCACCTCCAAGACTCTTCTCGCCGTCGTTGCCGGTGCCATGGGCGTTGCTGCCCACGGTCATGTTTCCTCTATCAACGTTGCTGGCACCGTCTACGACGGCTACGATGCTAGCTCTGCTCCCTACGACCAGACCCCAAAGACCCTCATCGCCTGGTCCACCACCGCTTCCGATAACGGTTTCGTCGCCCCTGATGCCTTCGGCACCGGCGACATCATCTGCCACCGCGATGCTAAGAATGCCAAGGGCCacgccaaggtcaaggccgGTGACCAGATCTACATCAAGTGGGACACCTGGCCCGAGAGCCACAAGGGACCTGTCATTGACATGTTGGCCTCTTGCGGTTCTGCCGGCTGTGAGTCCGTCGACAAGGAGAccctcaagttcttcaagatcGACGAGGCTGGTCTTGTCAAGTCTGGTAACCCCGGTACTTATGCCTCTGACGAGCTGATTGCCAACGACAACGGCTGGCTCATCGAGATTCCCGAGAACATCAAGCCCGGTTCTTACGTTCTCCGTCACGAGATCATTGCTCTCCACGCCGCTGGTCAGGAGAACGGTGCTCAGAACTACCCCCAGTGCTTCAACCTCGAGATCTCTGGTTCCGGCTCTGAGCTCCCTGAGGGTACCCTCGGAACTGAGCTGTACAAGTCTACCGAGAAGGGTATTGTCTTCGATCTCTACAACAGCCCTACCAGCTACCCCATCCCCGGCCCTGCTATGACTATCAAGGCCCCCAAGGTTACCCAGGGCAAGCTCgctgagaaggccaagggtACCCCCACCACTGGCTCTGGCTCCGGTTCCGACTCTggttctggctctggctctgccGCCCCTGAGACCCCCGCCCAGACTGAGGCTCCCGCGGCTGGTACCTCCGCTGCCGCTCCTGTTGCCACTTCCGCTGCCGCTGAGGAGCCCGCTGCCCCCGTCGAGACATCCCCTGCTGCTCAGGAGCCTGCCACTCCTGTCCAGACTGAGGCTCCTGCTGCTACCAAGCCCACCAAGACTGGCTGCAAGGCCAAGCGCGGCATGAAGGCCCGCCGTCACGCTCGTGACCTCATGAACTAA
- a CDS encoding hypothetical protein (At least one base has a quality score < 10): MRSLKPPRDLYLYQNNNIFLSPENMWFAGCASAALLALTARGSAYSIPALSARASSDSGSIKVHNISVPVDHFHNETKYEPHSDKKFPLRYWFDAQHYREGGPVIILASGETSGEDRIPFLEHGILKMLANATGGVGVILEHRYYGTSFPVPDLKTKNLRFLSTEQALADTAYFAEHVKFPGLEKHNLTASNTPYIIYGGSYAGAFAAFARKIYPEVFWGGISSSGVTEAIIDYWEYFEAARLFAPGDCAKVTQKLTQVVDKILTGSDKEEKKQLKIAFGLLGLRDDDFASTISRGIQGLQGNNWDPAQDSPDFGIYCGSVSSDALLYASTRPLTPYVKKWLSAHANKNDVKYLTNRFLNYIGYMRSNVESDKQGGCQGQTVNECYSIREMYSSTSLNPASSGRQWTYQTCTQWGYWQTGSGVPKNQLPLVSRLVDVEFSTIPCRQEFNITAEPDVESINKLGGWNFSYPRVAFIDGEYDPWRAATPHKIGLAPRKSTASEPFILIPYGVHHWDENGLDPNATEIGLPPPAVAKAQQDIVDFTKAWLEEYEKEKGKRANDL; encoded by the coding sequence ATGAGAAGCTTAAAGCCCCCCCGCGATTTATATCTTTaccaaaacaacaacataTTTCTATCACCAGAAAATATGTGGTTTGCTGGCTGCGCTTCCGCTGCCCTCTTGGCGCTCACCGCCAGAGGAAGCGCGTACAGCATCCCCGCTCTGTCCGCTCGAGCCTCCTCAGACTCTGGATCCATTAAAGTTCACAATATCTCGGTTCCCGTCGATCATTTCCACAATGAGACCAAGTATGAACCTCACTCGGATAAGAAGTTTCCCTTGAGATATTGGTTCGATGCGCAGCATTATCGCGAGGGCGGACCGGTCATTATTCTCGCCTCTGGTGAGACTTCAGGCGAGGACAGAATTCCATTCCTCGAACATGGTATCCTGAAGATGCTGGCCAATGCGACTGGTGGTGTTGGAGTCATTCTCGAGCATCGTTACTATGGCACCAGTTTTCCTGTTCCGGAtctcaagacaaagaaccTGCGTTTCTTGTCCACTGAGCAGGCTCTCGCTGATACAGCTTACTTTGCCGAGCATGTCAAGTTTCCGGGTCTGGAGAAGCACAATTTGACCGCTTCCAACACGCCTTACATCATCTACGGTGGATCCTACGCTGGTGCCTTTGCTGCTTTCGCCAGAAAGATTTACCCTGAGGTCTTTTGGGGTGGcatctcctcttctggtGTCACCGAGGCTATCATCGACTACTGGGAGTACTTTGAGGCTGCACGCCTTTTCGCACCCGGCGACTGTGCCAAGGTCACACAAAAGCTCACTCAAGTCgtcgacaagatcctcaCTGGCAGCGacaaggaggagaagaaacagCTCAAGATTGCGTTTGGTCTCCTTGGTCTACGCGACGACGACTTCGCATCCACCATTTCCCGCGGTATCCAAGGGCTGCAAGGCAACAACTGGGACCCTGCACAGGACTCACCTGATTTCGGGATCTACTGTGGCAGTGTTTCTTCCGATGCTCTTCTCTACGCCAGCACTAGGCCTCTCACACCTTATGTCAAGAAGTGGCTCTCAGCTCATGCAAACAAGAACGACGTCAAGTATCTGACAAACCGTTTCCTCAACTACATCGGTTATATGAGGTCAAACGTTGAGTCTGATAAACAGGGAGGCTGTCAAGGCCAGACAGTGAATGAATGCTACTCTATTCGCGAGATGTATAGCAGCACTAGTCTTAACCCAGCATCCAGTGGACGTCAGTGGACCTATCAGACATGCACACAATGGGGATACTGGCAGACTGGCTCTGGAGTGCCTAAGAACCAGCTCCCTCTGGTCTCTCGCCTCGTCGACGTCGAGTTCAGCACCATTCCCTGCCGCCAGGAATTCAACATCACAGCTGAACCTGACGTCGAAtccatcaacaagctcgGTGGCTGGAACTTTAGCTACCCACGCGTGGCCTTCATCGACGGTGAATACGATCCTTGGAGAGCCGCTACACCTCATAAGATTGGTCTTGCTCCCAGGAAGTCGACGGCCAGTGAACCATTTATCCTTATCCCGTACGGTGTTCACCATTGGGATGAGAATGGTCTGGACCCTAACGCCACTGAGATCGGACTCCCTCCTCCTGCAGTTGCCAAAGCTCAGCAGGATATTGTTGATTTCACCAAGGCTTGGTTGGAGGAGtacgagaaggagaaggggAAGCGTGCGAATGACCTTTAA
- a CDS encoding 7-alpha-hydroxysteroid dehydrogenase, with protein sequence MSSKSFYALIAGVGPGTGRSVALRFAQKYPVVLLARRPESYESTLADVQKAGGKAIGVSADVGDAASLKKAFETINKELPDSQLAAAIYNVGSGGFAKKPFLELTENDLNASIDGSIRAFFNFAQSTVPHLLEAVPNSHYPPTLILTGATASIKGSAQFSTFAAGKWGQRAMHQSLAREFGPKGVHVAHAVIDGVIDIPRTKQWAANDGAEDGKISPDAIAEAYWNLHTQHRSAFTQEIDIRPYLEKW encoded by the exons ATGTCATCCAAGTCCTTCTACGCTCTCATCGCTGGCGTTGGCCCTGGCACTG GTCGTTCCGTCGCTTTGCGATTCGCTCAGAAATACCCAGTCGTATTGCTTGCTCGTCGGCCTGAGAGTTATGAGAGTACTCTTGCAGATGTCCAGAAGGCGGGTGGTAAGGCGATCGGAGTCTCAGCCGACGTAGGAGACGCTGCGTCTTTGAAGAAGGCCTTTGAGACTATCAACAAGGAATTGCCGGATAGTCAACTCGCAGCCGCTATTTACAACGTTGGAAGTGGTGGTTTTGCTAAGAAGCCTTTCTTGGAGCTTACAGAGAATGATCTCAATGCCAGCATTGATGGATCCAT CCGAGCATTCTTCAATTTTGCACAATCTACTGTCCCTCATCTCCTCGAAGCAGTGCCAAACTCTCACTACCCTCCAACCCTAATCCTCACTGGCGCCACGGCTTCCATCAAGGGTTCCGCGCAGTTCAGCACCTTCGCAGCTGGAAAATGGGGCCAACGCGCGATGCATCAATCTCTCGCACGTGAGTTTGGTCCAAAAGGTGTCCATGTAGCTCATGCAGTTATTGATGGAGTTATTGATATTCCTCGTACCAAGCAATGGGCTGCTAATGACGGTGCCGAGGATGGAAAGATTAGCCCTGATGCG ATTGCTGAGGCTTACTGGAACCTTCATACTCAACACCGATCCGCATTTACCCAGGAGATCGATATTCGACCTTATCTTGAAAAGTGGTAG